A genomic segment from Microbacterium sp. SORGH_AS_0428 encodes:
- a CDS encoding alpha/beta fold hydrolase, producing MPALRVRGASLDYDVTGDDGPLVVQLHGLTSSRSRDAQLGLDLGRALRGHRILRYDARGHGRSSGTDRESDYGWDALAEDLLMLLDAVAPGEKVHGVGPSMGTGTLLHAAAADRRRFSTLTLVTPPTAYKRRRAQGDVYRANAELVQRGGLAALLEIGNTAPVPPALADAPETRPTVPDELLPIVLRGAAATDLPPKKRIARIEVPTLILAWTGDRTHPLKTARTLRELIDDSRLIVARSPYGVMAWPGLFAEHVTTRA from the coding sequence ATGCCGGCGCTACGTGTGCGGGGAGCGAGTCTCGACTACGACGTCACCGGAGACGACGGGCCCCTCGTCGTGCAGTTGCACGGGCTCACCTCGAGCCGCAGCCGAGATGCGCAGCTGGGCCTGGATCTCGGCCGGGCTCTGCGCGGGCACCGCATCCTGCGCTACGACGCGCGCGGCCACGGACGATCGAGCGGCACGGATCGTGAATCGGACTACGGCTGGGACGCGCTCGCCGAAGACCTGCTCATGCTGCTGGATGCGGTCGCACCCGGCGAGAAGGTGCACGGCGTCGGTCCGTCGATGGGGACGGGCACCCTGCTGCACGCGGCCGCCGCCGACCGGCGGCGGTTCTCGACGCTCACCCTCGTCACGCCGCCCACCGCCTACAAGCGGCGTCGGGCGCAGGGCGACGTGTACCGCGCGAACGCCGAGCTCGTCCAGCGCGGTGGCCTCGCCGCCCTGCTCGAGATCGGCAACACGGCCCCCGTTCCGCCGGCCCTCGCGGACGCACCCGAGACGCGTCCCACCGTGCCGGACGAGCTGCTGCCCATCGTGCTGCGGGGGGCGGCGGCCACGGATCTGCCGCCGAAGAAGCGCATCGCCCGCATCGAGGTGCCGACCCTCATCCTCGCCTGGACCGGCGACCGCACGCATCCGCTCAAGACCGCGCGGACGCTGCGCGAGCTCATCGACGACAGTCGCCTGATCGTCGCCCGCAGCCCCTACGGCGTGATGGCCTGGCCCGGCTTGTTCGCCGAGCACGTGACCACCCGCGCCTGA
- a CDS encoding condensation domain-containing protein, translating to MRLTNVAHLRLPAGRLHSYDVVIEATDEELPVSFDQGRHVGEGDRPGSWMAISFRLPGAERSALGRAWDAVVARHGTLRTVFREGERVRLFAGEQMPGVWRTHPTGAGMTTALRHAFDAGCRPHTAGSFLLCLVEPDAGEPVVVIGSDHAHVDMWSLLVLGRDLDRALRRVQAGEDADLEPAHPFAEHTALLEAMGESPADIRDEWERLLAAGGQAMPRFPLPLGDVSRPHDEVVEVRDVLDPSQVVQLSRVADERGVRPTAVALAAVTRATRRVADAPLRAVFPVHSRNDPRWTDAVGWFITNSVIECEDGDPGACAADLRRALQLGSHPLAPVFAPRGGMPRTPGMFALSWLDTRRLPVAVDDPQASWISAVTRTNGVMIWFVINDTGLHLRCRYPDTPEARDSLTLWLDAVESELRAAATASVPVAG from the coding sequence ATGCGCCTCACGAACGTCGCCCACCTCCGGCTCCCGGCCGGGCGACTGCACAGCTATGACGTCGTGATCGAAGCGACCGACGAGGAGCTGCCCGTCTCGTTCGACCAGGGCCGCCACGTCGGTGAGGGCGACCGTCCGGGATCGTGGATGGCGATCTCCTTCCGCCTCCCGGGCGCGGAGCGCTCCGCGCTGGGCCGGGCGTGGGATGCGGTCGTCGCCCGCCACGGAACGCTGCGCACCGTCTTCCGCGAGGGCGAGCGTGTGCGGCTGTTCGCGGGCGAGCAGATGCCCGGCGTGTGGCGCACGCACCCCACGGGCGCCGGCATGACGACCGCGCTGCGGCATGCGTTCGATGCCGGTTGCCGCCCGCACACGGCCGGCTCCTTCCTGCTGTGTCTCGTGGAGCCGGATGCGGGCGAGCCGGTCGTCGTCATCGGCAGCGACCACGCCCACGTCGACATGTGGTCGCTTCTGGTGCTGGGCCGCGACCTCGACCGGGCGCTGCGCCGCGTCCAGGCGGGCGAAGACGCGGATCTGGAGCCCGCGCATCCGTTCGCCGAGCACACCGCACTGCTGGAGGCGATGGGCGAGTCACCCGCCGACATCCGCGACGAGTGGGAGCGGCTGCTGGCCGCGGGCGGGCAGGCCATGCCGCGCTTCCCGCTTCCGCTGGGCGACGTGAGCCGCCCCCACGACGAGGTCGTGGAGGTGCGCGACGTGCTCGATCCCTCGCAGGTCGTCCAGCTGAGCCGGGTCGCGGACGAACGCGGCGTGCGCCCGACCGCGGTCGCCCTCGCGGCGGTCACGCGCGCGACCCGTCGCGTCGCCGACGCACCGCTTCGCGCCGTGTTCCCCGTGCACAGCCGCAACGATCCGCGGTGGACGGATGCGGTGGGCTGGTTCATCACGAACTCGGTGATCGAGTGCGAAGACGGCGACCCGGGCGCGTGCGCCGCGGATCTCCGCCGCGCACTGCAGCTCGGCTCGCATCCCCTGGCTCCGGTGTTCGCACCCCGCGGCGGGATGCCCCGCACGCCGGGCATGTTCGCGCTGTCGTGGCTGGACACGCGGCGCCTGCCCGTCGCGGTCGACGACCCGCAGGCGTCGTGGATCTCCGCGGTGACCCGCACGAACGGCGTGATGATCTGGTTCGTGATCAACGACACCGGCCTGCATCTGCGCTGCCGCTACCCCGACACCCCCGAGGCGCGCGACTCCCTCACCCTCTGGCTGGATGCGGTGGAGAGCGAGCTCAGGGCGGCGGCGACCGCATCCGTTCCGGTCGCCGGCTGA
- a CDS encoding antibiotic biosynthesis monooxygenase, with the protein MILRVSEAIVRAGAEQEFLARLHELVADFPDRYQGLLRHEVLVDEAESRRIQYVSAWRDDADLIAYAGAQWRTEPVTFPGEEHYLESALTLRHFRVHVAE; encoded by the coding sequence ATGATCCTCCGCGTATCCGAGGCCATCGTCCGCGCCGGGGCCGAGCAGGAGTTCCTGGCTCGGCTGCACGAGCTCGTCGCCGACTTCCCCGATCGGTACCAGGGTCTGCTGCGCCACGAGGTTCTGGTCGATGAGGCGGAGTCGCGCCGCATCCAGTACGTCTCGGCCTGGCGCGACGACGCGGATCTGATCGCCTACGCGGGCGCGCAGTGGCGCACCGAGCCCGTCACCTTCCCGGGCGAGGAGCACTATCTGGAGTCCGCGTTGACTCTGCGCCACTTCCGGGTGCACGTCGCCGAGTGA
- a CDS encoding peptide MFS transporter codes for MTAPESTTRDARFFGQPWALAHVFGVEMWERFSFYGMQGILLIYLYYSATEGGLGLDKAVATGIVGAYGGAVYLSTILGAWIADRLLGSERVLFFSAIVIMAGHIALAVLPGFVGVGIGLALVALGSGGLKANATSVVGTLYTDDDPRRDGGFSLFYLGINLGAFFGALLTGLLQSLAGFHWGFGLAAVGMAVGLVQYSFGRRQLPAEARAVPNPLPRERRALWIGIAAAGVVAIAASVVLGIVRADNLALVVIVVTIVAAIAYFAVILSSRRIEATEHSRVYAFIPLFVVSVGFWSLYQQQFTVLTIYSDERLNRDLFGWEMPVSWVQSINPVFIILLSGVFAALWTKLGRRQPSTPVKFAIGAIVMGVAFWLFLIWANGGQNATPLLGVIGILFVFTVAELFISPIGLSVSTKLGPTIFHTQMVALFFLSVALGTAIAGALGEFYDPDNEIGYFSILGAIAIGLGVVLLLAVKPVLRLMKGVR; via the coding sequence ATGACTGCGCCCGAGAGCACCACGCGCGACGCCCGCTTCTTCGGACAGCCCTGGGCACTGGCCCACGTGTTCGGCGTGGAGATGTGGGAGCGCTTCAGCTTCTACGGCATGCAGGGGATCCTGCTGATCTACCTGTACTACTCCGCGACCGAGGGCGGGCTCGGCCTCGACAAGGCCGTCGCGACCGGCATCGTCGGCGCCTACGGCGGCGCCGTGTACCTCTCGACGATCCTCGGCGCCTGGATCGCCGACCGCCTGCTCGGCTCCGAGCGTGTCCTGTTCTTCAGCGCGATCGTGATCATGGCAGGGCACATCGCGCTCGCCGTGCTGCCCGGCTTCGTCGGCGTGGGCATCGGCCTCGCCCTCGTGGCGCTCGGCTCCGGTGGGCTGAAGGCCAACGCCACCTCCGTCGTCGGCACCCTGTACACGGACGACGACCCGCGTCGCGACGGCGGGTTCTCGCTGTTCTACCTGGGCATCAATCTCGGCGCCTTCTTCGGGGCGCTGCTGACCGGGCTGCTGCAATCGCTCGCCGGATTCCACTGGGGCTTCGGCCTCGCGGCGGTCGGCATGGCCGTCGGCCTCGTGCAGTACTCCTTCGGGCGTCGCCAGTTGCCCGCCGAGGCGCGCGCCGTGCCGAACCCGCTGCCGCGCGAGCGGCGCGCCCTGTGGATCGGGATCGCCGCGGCCGGCGTCGTCGCCATCGCGGCGAGCGTCGTGCTCGGCATCGTGCGCGCCGACAACCTGGCTCTCGTCGTCATCGTCGTCACGATCGTGGCCGCGATCGCCTACTTCGCCGTCATCCTGAGCTCGCGGCGGATCGAGGCGACCGAGCACTCACGGGTCTACGCGTTCATCCCGTTGTTCGTCGTCAGCGTCGGTTTCTGGTCGCTCTACCAGCAGCAGTTCACCGTGCTGACGATCTACTCGGACGAGCGGCTCAACCGCGACCTGTTCGGCTGGGAGATGCCCGTGTCGTGGGTGCAGTCGATCAACCCGGTGTTCATCATCCTGCTCTCCGGAGTCTTCGCGGCCCTGTGGACGAAGCTCGGCCGGCGACAGCCGTCGACGCCCGTGAAGTTCGCGATCGGTGCGATCGTCATGGGTGTCGCGTTCTGGCTGTTCCTCATCTGGGCGAACGGCGGACAGAACGCCACACCGCTGCTGGGTGTCATCGGCATCCTGTTCGTGTTCACCGTCGCGGAGCTGTTCATCTCGCCCATCGGTCTGTCGGTCTCGACGAAGCTCGGGCCGACGATCTTCCACACGCAGATGGTCGCGCTGTTCTTCCTGTCGGTGGCACTGGGCACGGCGATCGCCGGCGCGCTCGGCGAGTTCTACGACCCCGACAACGAGATCGGGTACTTCTCGATCCTCGGTGCGATCGCGATCGGACTCGGCGTCGTCCTGCTCCTGGCCGTGAAGCCGGTGCTGCGGCTCATGAAGGGCGTCCGCTGA
- a CDS encoding IclR family transcriptional regulator C-terminal domain-containing protein, with translation MSEQGDASGEFVQSLARGLAVIRAFDADHAELTLSDVARRAEVTRAAARRFLHTLVSLGYVRSDGRLFALTPRVLELGFSYLSSLSLPEVLQPHLELLSREVGESVSAAVLDGADIVYIARVPARRIMSVRITIGTRFPAYATSMGRVLLAALPASARADALAHLHPLTDRTLTDEARLGAELDRVAAQGWAVVDGELEAGLRSIAVGVRDGSGQVAAAINVSSSATRDSVEHLVQHYLPALVATAGRVSDELRRV, from the coding sequence ATGAGCGAGCAGGGCGATGCATCCGGCGAGTTCGTGCAGTCCCTCGCCCGCGGCCTCGCTGTCATCCGCGCGTTCGACGCCGATCACGCAGAGCTCACCCTGAGCGACGTCGCGCGCCGTGCCGAGGTCACGCGCGCGGCAGCCCGCCGCTTTCTGCACACCCTCGTGAGCCTCGGCTACGTGCGCAGCGACGGACGACTGTTCGCCCTCACGCCGCGGGTGCTCGAGCTCGGCTTCAGCTACCTGTCGTCACTGTCGCTGCCTGAAGTCCTCCAGCCGCACCTCGAGCTGCTCTCGCGCGAGGTGGGGGAGAGCGTGTCGGCGGCGGTGCTCGACGGCGCCGACATCGTCTACATTGCCCGTGTGCCGGCCCGGCGCATCATGAGCGTGCGCATCACCATCGGCACGAGGTTCCCGGCATACGCCACGAGCATGGGGCGGGTCCTGCTGGCGGCGCTTCCCGCATCCGCGCGCGCCGACGCGCTGGCGCACCTGCATCCGCTCACCGACCGGACCCTGACGGATGAGGCGCGCCTCGGCGCCGAGCTCGACCGGGTCGCGGCCCAGGGGTGGGCCGTGGTGGACGGCGAGCTCGAGGCGGGGCTCCGCTCGATCGCCGTCGGCGTGCGCGATGGCAGCGGCCAGGTCGCGGCCGCGATCAACGTCTCGTCGTCGGCGACCCGCGACAGCGTCGAGCACCTGGTGCAGCACTACCTGCCGGCGCTCGTGGCCACCGCCGGTCGGGTCAGCGACGAGCTGCGCCGCGTCTGA
- a CDS encoding thiolase family protein codes for MTASFIYDAVRTPFGRAGGALSGTRPDDLAALVMRAAVERAGLDPARIDDVIFGDANQAGEDNRNVARFGALLAGFPTTVTGATVNRLCASSVEAVIQASRAIESGDADIILAGGVESMSRAPFVVEKSAKPWPAVGNQTLWNTAIGWRMTNPALPKPWTISNGESAEKIARKWGISREAQDAFAARSHRLAAEAWAAGVYDGEIVQVPGAELARDESIRPDTSVEKLAGLRALFASDGDGTVTAGNSSPINDGASAVLVAAEGALPGEPLARIAARAAHGVDPDVFPIAPIEAANKALARAGFTWDDVDVVELNEAFASQSLACRAGWPDLDPERLNVHGGALAIGHPLGASGGRIIGHAAHELARRGGGVAVAAICIGVGQGLAVVLER; via the coding sequence ATGACCGCCAGTTTCATCTACGACGCCGTGCGCACACCGTTCGGGCGGGCCGGAGGCGCGCTCTCCGGCACCCGGCCGGACGACCTCGCCGCGCTCGTCATGCGCGCCGCCGTCGAGCGCGCGGGGCTGGACCCGGCGCGGATCGACGATGTGATCTTCGGTGACGCGAACCAGGCGGGCGAGGACAACCGCAACGTCGCCCGTTTCGGCGCGCTGCTGGCGGGATTCCCGACCACAGTGACCGGTGCGACCGTCAATCGCCTGTGCGCCTCATCCGTGGAGGCCGTCATCCAGGCGTCCCGTGCGATCGAGTCCGGCGATGCCGACATCATCCTGGCCGGTGGTGTCGAGTCGATGAGCCGCGCCCCCTTCGTCGTCGAGAAGTCGGCGAAGCCGTGGCCCGCCGTGGGCAACCAGACGCTGTGGAACACGGCGATCGGCTGGCGCATGACCAACCCCGCGCTGCCGAAGCCGTGGACGATCAGCAACGGAGAGTCGGCGGAGAAGATCGCGCGCAAGTGGGGGATCTCCCGCGAGGCGCAGGATGCGTTCGCCGCGCGCTCGCACCGTCTGGCTGCCGAGGCGTGGGCCGCGGGCGTGTACGACGGCGAGATCGTGCAGGTCCCCGGGGCAGAACTGGCCCGCGATGAGAGCATCCGGCCCGATACCTCGGTCGAGAAGCTCGCGGGTCTGCGCGCGCTGTTCGCGTCGGACGGAGACGGCACGGTCACCGCGGGCAACTCTTCGCCCATCAACGACGGCGCCTCCGCCGTGCTCGTCGCGGCGGAGGGGGCCCTGCCGGGCGAGCCGCTGGCGCGCATCGCCGCTCGTGCCGCCCACGGCGTCGACCCCGATGTGTTCCCGATCGCGCCCATCGAAGCCGCGAACAAGGCGCTCGCCCGCGCCGGCTTCACGTGGGACGACGTCGACGTCGTCGAGCTGAACGAGGCGTTCGCCTCGCAGAGCCTCGCCTGCCGCGCCGGTTGGCCCGACCTGGATCCGGAACGGCTGAACGTCCACGGTGGCGCGCTGGCGATCGGTCACCCTCTCGGCGCGTCCGGCGGCCGGATCATCGGCCATGCCGCACACGAGCTCGCCCGTCGCGGCGGAGGCGTCGCGGTCGCTGCCATCTGCATCGGGGTCGGACAGGGCCTCGCGGTCGTTCTCGAGCGGTGA
- a CDS encoding 3-oxoacid CoA-transferase subunit B codes for MTTRIPRADLARRIAADIPDGAVVNLGIGAPTLVADHLPADREIVLHTENGLLGMGPAPEPGRIDPDLINAGKQAVTAVAGAAYFHHADSFAMMRGGHLDVCVLGAFQVAQNGDLANWSTGEPGAIPAVGGAMDLAIGAKSVYVMTDLLTRAGEPKLVAACTYPLTGVGCVSRVYTDHAVFEVTEAGFAVTEAFGDNTLEQLRELTGLALIDATDAAASASEEEK; via the coding sequence ATGACCACCCGCATCCCCCGCGCGGATCTCGCCCGCCGCATCGCCGCCGACATCCCCGACGGCGCGGTCGTGAACCTCGGCATCGGCGCGCCGACGCTCGTCGCCGACCACCTGCCCGCCGACCGCGAGATCGTGCTTCACACCGAGAACGGTCTGCTGGGGATGGGACCGGCGCCAGAGCCCGGCCGTATCGACCCGGACCTCATCAACGCCGGCAAACAGGCGGTCACGGCCGTCGCGGGTGCCGCGTACTTCCACCATGCCGACTCCTTCGCCATGATGCGCGGCGGACACCTCGACGTGTGCGTGCTCGGGGCGTTCCAGGTCGCGCAGAACGGCGATCTGGCGAACTGGTCGACGGGGGAGCCCGGTGCGATCCCCGCCGTCGGCGGTGCGATGGATCTCGCGATCGGCGCCAAATCGGTCTACGTCATGACCGATCTGCTCACCCGCGCCGGCGAGCCGAAGCTCGTCGCCGCCTGCACGTACCCGCTCACCGGCGTGGGCTGCGTCTCGCGCGTGTACACGGACCACGCGGTCTTCGAGGTCACGGAGGCGGGCTTCGCCGTCACCGAGGCGTTCGGCGACAACACGCTCGAGCAGCTGCGCGAGCTCACCGGGCTCGCGCTCATCGATGCGACGGATGCGGCCGCATCCGCGTCCGAGGAGGAGAAATGA
- a CDS encoding 3-oxoacid CoA-transferase subunit A: MIDKTVADIASAVAGIEDGSTVMIGGFGRAGQPVELIDALIAHGASDLTIVNNNAGNGDTGLAALLAAGRVRRIVCSFPRQSDSWVFDDLYRSGRIELELVPQGNLAERIRAAGAGIGAFFSPTGVGTALAEGKEHREIDGRTYVLEHPIRADYALVSARAADRWGNLVYRETARNFGPIMAAAATTTIVQVDEIVPLGSIDPEKVVTPGLYVDRVVAVGERRWLKDGVFVGGTDLEGRPLENQEQR; the protein is encoded by the coding sequence GTGATCGACAAGACTGTCGCCGACATCGCATCGGCGGTCGCCGGGATCGAAGACGGCTCCACCGTGATGATCGGCGGGTTCGGCCGTGCCGGCCAGCCCGTGGAGCTCATCGACGCCCTCATCGCGCACGGCGCGAGCGACCTCACGATCGTCAACAACAACGCGGGCAACGGCGACACCGGCCTCGCGGCGCTGCTCGCAGCCGGACGCGTGCGTCGTATCGTCTGCTCCTTCCCCCGCCAATCCGACTCCTGGGTCTTCGACGACCTCTATCGTTCCGGCCGGATCGAGCTCGAACTCGTCCCGCAGGGCAACCTCGCCGAACGCATCCGTGCCGCAGGCGCGGGCATCGGGGCCTTCTTCTCGCCGACCGGCGTCGGCACGGCGCTCGCCGAGGGCAAGGAGCACCGCGAGATCGACGGGCGCACCTACGTGCTCGAGCACCCCATCCGCGCGGACTACGCGCTGGTCTCGGCGCGCGCGGCTGACCGATGGGGCAACCTGGTCTACCGCGAGACCGCCCGCAACTTCGGACCCATCATGGCGGCCGCCGCCACGACCACGATCGTCCAGGTGGACGAGATCGTGCCGCTGGGTTCGATCGATCCGGAGAAGGTCGTCACGCCCGGGCTCTACGTCGACCGTGTAGTCGCGGTCGGCGAGCGGCGCTGGTTGAAGGACGGCGTGTTCGTCGGCGGCACCGACCTGGAAGGCCGACCCCTCGAGAACCAGGAGCAGCGATGA
- a CDS encoding alpha/beta hydrolase, translated as MTSSFSSAPSTQHLRVEGGEIGFDVAGEGPLLLLVPGMGELRSSYRHLAPLLIARGYRVATADLRGHGDSSAGFDSYGDVPTAADIAALVRHLGAPATIVGNSMAAGAAVIVAAEHPELVSGLVLVGPFVRTPPSQSAVAALMFRMLMARPWAVAAWNAYLPTLYAGAKPADFEAYRAAMIRAMRRPGYARAFRLTTRTDHGDAERSLVRVTAPALVVMGGADPDFADPAAEATWIAQTLHGESVMIEDAGHYPQSQQPERTADAILAFLHEGDHHA; from the coding sequence ATGACCTCTTCCTTCTCCTCAGCCCCCTCGACGCAGCACCTCCGCGTCGAGGGCGGCGAGATCGGCTTCGACGTCGCGGGCGAAGGCCCGCTCCTGCTGCTCGTCCCCGGAATGGGCGAGCTGCGCTCCTCGTACCGGCACCTCGCCCCCCTGCTCATCGCGCGGGGCTACCGCGTCGCCACCGCCGACCTCCGCGGCCACGGCGACAGCTCCGCAGGCTTCGACAGCTACGGCGACGTGCCCACCGCGGCCGACATCGCCGCACTCGTGCGGCACCTCGGCGCCCCCGCGACGATCGTCGGCAACTCGATGGCGGCCGGCGCAGCGGTGATCGTCGCCGCCGAGCACCCCGAGCTCGTGTCGGGGCTCGTGCTCGTCGGGCCGTTCGTGCGCACCCCGCCGAGCCAGAGCGCGGTCGCGGCCCTGATGTTCCGGATGCTGATGGCCCGCCCCTGGGCCGTCGCCGCATGGAACGCCTACCTCCCCACCCTGTACGCGGGCGCGAAGCCCGCCGACTTCGAGGCCTACCGCGCCGCGATGATCCGGGCGATGCGGCGTCCGGGCTACGCGCGGGCGTTCCGCCTCACCACGCGCACCGACCACGGTGACGCCGAACGGAGCCTTGTGCGCGTCACCGCGCCCGCGCTGGTCGTCATGGGCGGCGCCGACCCCGACTTCGCCGACCCCGCCGCCGAGGCGACGTGGATCGCGCAGACCCTGCACGGCGAGAGCGTCATGATCGAGGATGCCGGCCACTACCCGCAGTCACAGCAGCCCGAGCGCACGGCCGACGCCATCCTCGCGTTCCTGCACGAGGGGGACCACCATGCCTAG
- a CDS encoding TetR-like C-terminal domain-containing protein has translation MPRAGLTPAIVIERAAALLDAPDAGPLSFAALADDLGVRAPSLYKHVDGLSGLERGVMLRAKTELGHTLARATVGRSRGDAIRAMGHAYRDWALAHPGQYPLTITAPVAGDEEDERASASVLEVVTGVLVGYGLEGDDAIDAIRFLRASLHGFLSLETSHAFELPVDIERTFARTIDTVAASFETWGRA, from the coding sequence ATGCCTAGGGCCGGACTCACGCCCGCGATCGTCATCGAACGCGCCGCCGCCCTGCTCGACGCTCCGGATGCGGGGCCGTTGAGCTTCGCCGCGCTCGCCGACGACCTCGGCGTTCGCGCGCCGTCGCTCTACAAGCACGTCGACGGGCTCTCGGGACTGGAACGCGGCGTCATGCTGCGCGCCAAGACCGAGCTGGGGCACACGCTCGCCCGCGCGACGGTGGGCCGCTCCCGCGGCGACGCCATCCGCGCGATGGGACATGCCTACCGCGACTGGGCACTCGCCCACCCGGGCCAGTACCCGCTCACGATCACCGCACCGGTGGCGGGCGACGAGGAGGACGAGCGAGCCTCCGCATCCGTTCTCGAGGTGGTGACGGGCGTGCTCGTCGGCTACGGGCTCGAGGGCGACGACGCGATCGACGCGATCCGCTTCCTGCGCGCGAGTCTCCACGGCTTCCTCTCGCTGGAGACCTCGCACGCGTTCGAGCTCCCCGTCGATATCGAGCGCACCTTCGCGCGGACGATCGACACCGTCGCCGCGTCCTTCGAGACGTGGGGCAGGGCATGA
- a CDS encoding DUF4260 family protein → MSTAAHHRATVPSTPVPLLHRVEGAAIAVATVVVFVTAGFAWWWLAALFLLFDVSMLGYAFGIRIGALVYNLGHNYAAPLALLGLYAALAAAGIATPALAVIAACWLFHVGADRALGYGPRPRAWADAGATAAR, encoded by the coding sequence ATGAGTACCGCCGCGCATCACCGGGCGACGGTGCCTTCGACGCCGGTGCCTCTGCTCCACCGCGTCGAGGGCGCGGCCATCGCCGTCGCCACGGTGGTCGTGTTCGTGACGGCGGGTTTCGCGTGGTGGTGGCTGGCCGCGCTCTTCCTGCTGTTCGATGTGTCGATGCTGGGCTACGCGTTCGGCATCCGGATCGGCGCGCTCGTCTACAACCTCGGCCACAACTACGCGGCGCCTCTGGCACTGCTGGGTCTCTACGCCGCATTGGCCGCCGCCGGCATCGCAACGCCCGCCCTCGCCGTCATCGCCGCCTGCTGGCTGTTCCACGTCGGTGCAGACCGCGCCCTCGGTTACGGGCCCCGCCCGAGGGCGTGGGCGGATGCGGGCGCCACCGCCGCCCGGTGA
- a CDS encoding alpha/beta hydrolase codes for MKKRTRITLTVAAALVLAPAVAVGAMAAVNAIATDSEAARIESYGQRVSVEGRAMNVVISGDHDQTIVLLPGLGTAAPGLDFAPLIDQLDDDYRVIAVEPFGTGLSDGTDVPRTSENISREVHAALQQLGVREYVLMGHSIAGIYALTHAELFSDEVTAFVGIDNSVPDQPGSAEPIPTDALVLLNDLGVTRALQAVSPDPYEGLPYDERAKQQMRMLSARNTTAPTIVDEMQHASRNFADASGARFAASLPALLFVRENDTDVADWVSLHERQAASVDRGELVTMTGDHYLHHTLAAQIAAETKRFLDG; via the coding sequence ATGAAGAAACGCACCAGGATCACGCTCACCGTCGCCGCAGCCCTCGTCCTCGCACCGGCGGTCGCCGTGGGCGCGATGGCCGCCGTGAACGCCATCGCCACGGACTCCGAAGCCGCCCGGATCGAGTCCTACGGACAGCGCGTGAGCGTCGAGGGCCGCGCCATGAACGTCGTCATCAGCGGCGACCACGACCAGACCATCGTGCTGCTGCCCGGGCTCGGAACGGCAGCCCCCGGCCTCGACTTCGCTCCCCTCATCGACCAGCTCGACGACGACTACCGTGTCATCGCCGTCGAGCCGTTCGGCACCGGGCTCAGCGACGGCACCGACGTTCCCCGCACCTCCGAGAACATCTCCCGGGAGGTGCACGCGGCTCTCCAGCAGCTCGGCGTGCGGGAGTACGTGCTGATGGGCCACTCGATCGCCGGGATCTACGCACTCACCCACGCCGAGCTCTTCTCCGACGAGGTGACCGCCTTCGTGGGCATCGACAACAGCGTGCCGGATCAGCCGGGATCGGCGGAGCCCATCCCCACGGACGCACTGGTGCTGCTCAACGACCTCGGCGTCACGCGCGCGCTGCAGGCCGTCTCGCCGGATCCCTACGAAGGGCTCCCCTACGACGAGCGGGCCAAGCAGCAGATGCGCATGCTCTCCGCCCGCAACACGACGGCCCCGACCATAGTCGACGAGATGCAGCACGCGAGCCGGAACTTCGCGGACGCCAGCGGGGCGCGATTCGCCGCATCCCTCCCGGCGCTGCTGTTCGTGCGGGAGAACGACACGGATGTGGCCGACTGGGTGTCGCTGCACGAACGCCAGGCGGCATCGGTCGACCGCGGCGAGCTGGTGACCATGACCGGGGACCACTATCTGCACCACACGCTCGCGGCGCAGATCGCCGCCGAGACGAAGCGGTTCCTCGACGGCTGA